The Victivallis lenta region CCCTGTGACGTGCCGATCAGGAACGCGGCGGTGAGAAAAAGCGCCCGTTTCGCCCCCGGCGTGTCGAAGAGCGGAATCAGTCCGACCAGGACGGCGATCAGGATGTATACGCCGATCGCCGCATACAGCATTTTCCGCGCGCCGTATTGCTTCGCCAGCGCCCCGTACAGAATCGTGAACGGAAAGGCGAGGAACTGCAAGGCGAGGATCGTCAGCAGCAGCCATCCCTGCGGGATGCCGATATCCACGCTGATCGGCGCCGCCATCATGAGGATCGTGCCGACTCCGTCGATGTAGAGGAAGTAGGCGACGAGAAACAGGGCCGCGTCGCGGTGCTGCCGGATCTCGCTGGCGGTCCGCCAGAGTTTGCGGAACCCGTCCAGCGCACTGGCCCGGCGCACCTCCTTCCGTTTCCGCTCTTTCACGAACCGGAACATCGGGATCGCCAGCGCGATCCACCATGCCGCCGCCGCCACGAACGCGAACCGGATGGCGGCTGTGACCGCGTCCTTCAGCAGCAGCGAAACGCCGAGGCAGACCAGAAACGGAATCACGCCGCCGACATAGCCCCACGCATAGGAAAGCGAAGAGAGCTTGTCGGACGAACCGCGGCTCGCGATGTCCGGCAGCAGCGCGTCGTAGAACGAGTTGCTGCCCATGTAGGCGACGAGCGCCGTAAAGTAGAAAATCAGCATCAGCCCCGCATCACCCCGCCCGGTGAAGCAGAGCGCGAGCGTCGCCGCGACTCCGATGCCGAGAAAGGCGGCGAGAAAACGCTTGCGTCCCGCGTTCGCGTCGGCGATGCTGCCGAGCCATGGGGCGAGGAGTCCGGCCGCCAGTCCGGCGCCGGCGCTGACATACCCCCAGATGCTGGTCGCCAGCGTCGGATTCATTCCGGCGGCGGAATAATCCTTGAAGAAGAGCGGCGCATAAACCGTGCGCACGATCAGTGCGAAGGCCGCATTGGCCATGTCGTAGCAGATCCAGCTCAAC contains the following coding sequences:
- a CDS encoding MFS transporter, which codes for MHLTRAQLSWICYDMANAAFALIVRTVYAPLFFKDYSAAGMNPTLATSIWGYVSAGAGLAAGLLAPWLGSIADANAGRKRFLAAFLGIGVAATLALCFTGRGDAGLMLIFYFTALVAYMGSNSFYDALLPDIASRGSSDKLSSLSYAWGYVGGVIPFLVCLGVSLLLKDAVTAAIRFAFVAAAAWWIALAIPMFRFVKERKRKEVRRASALDGFRKLWRTASEIRQHRDAALFLVAYFLYIDGVGTILMMAAPISVDIGIPQGWLLLTILALQFLAFPFTILYGALAKQYGARKMLYAAIGVYILIAVLVGLIPLFDTPGAKRALFLTAAFLIGTSQGGIQSLSRSFFTRLIPAGQAAEFFGFYNIFGKFTTILGPLLVGLAGWLFGYSEIGIALLGIPFLLGGFLLGKVRLPAERKGTAHG